In Ostrea edulis chromosome 4, xbOstEdul1.1, whole genome shotgun sequence, a single window of DNA contains:
- the LOC125671120 gene encoding uncharacterized protein LOC125671120 has product MSSDGSGKRYGPVNNPYAHTLRNQFEYLKRARRTELKFHASNNPGVTFMLFSGALVIATLYPMVKLRDRIDLVQKAYHCHYRVLRKEDADPKLKELGYYN; this is encoded by the exons ATGTCCTCAGATGGAAGTGGGAAACGCTATGGGCCAGTAAATAATCCATATGCACACACTCTTCGGAATCAGTTTGAGTATTTAAAACGTGCAC GGCGAACTGAATTAAAATTTCATGCCAGTAACAATCCAGGAGTGACATTTATGCTGTTCTCTGGCGCATTGG TGATTGCTACATTGTATCCAATGGTGAAACTGCGTGATAGGATTGATCTAGTACAAAAAGCCTACCATTGTCACTATAGAG TGTTAAGGAAAGAAGATGCAGACCCAAAACTGAAAGAACTTGGATATTATAACTAA